The Mesoterricola silvestris sequence CGCCTCCGTGGTGTAGCGGCTCAGGGAGAACCGCACGGCGCCCAGCGCGTCGGGAGCCCCCATGGCCCGGAGCACGTGGCTGGCCTCCTTCTGGCCGGTGGTGCAGGCGCTGCCGGTGGAGACGCAGATGCCGGCCTCGTCCAGGCGCAGGAGGACGGCCTCGCCCTCCACGTCCGCGAAGCTGATCATGGAGGTGTTGGGCACGCGGGGCGCCTGGGCGCCGTGCACGGTGGATCCGGGGATGTGGTCCAGGATGAAGGCCTCCAGGCGGTCCCGCAGGGGGCCCACCCGGGAATCCCCGGCCAGATGGGTGCGGGCCAGGTCCGCGGCCACGCCCAGGCCCACGAGGCCGGGCACGTTCTCGGTGCCGCCGCGCCGGCCTCGCTCCTGGCCGCCGCCGATCATGAAGGGGCGCAGGCGCAGGCCCCGCCTCAGGAAGAGGCCGCCCACACCCTTGGGGCCGTGGAACTTGTGGCCGCTGAAGTTGAAGAGGTCCGCGGGGATCCGGGCCAGGTCCACGGGCACCTTGCCCAGGGCCTGGGTGCCGTCCACGTGGAAGAGGATGCCCCGGGCCTTCACGAGGCCGCCGATCTCCTCCAGGGTGAAGCGCACGCCGGTCTCGTTGTTGGCGGCCATGACCGAGACCATCGCGGTGTCGGGGGTGAGGGCCGCCTCCAGGGCGGCCAGGTCCAGGCGGCCCTGGGCGTCCACGCCCAGGATCGTCACCTGGGCGCCCTGCCTGCGCAGCCAGTCCACGCAGGCCAGCACGGCGCTGTGCTCCACGGCGGTGGTGACGAAGTGGCGCTTGGCCGGAAGGGCCTCGAAGACGCCGCGGAAGGCGTGGTTGATGCCCTCCGTGCCGCCGCTGTTGAAGACCAGTTCGGCCGGGGCGCAGCCCAGGAGGGCGGAAACCCGCTCCCGGGCCACCACCACCGCCCCCTCCGAGAGCCGGCCCAGGGTGTGGCCGCTCCCGGCGTTGCCGAACTGCTCCCCCAGGTAGGGCAGCATGGCCTCCAGGGCCTCGGGGGCGAGGCGGGTGGTGGCGTTGTTGTCAAGGTACACGGCGGCTTCCGGCATCCGCCTATGCTACCTCAGAACCGCCAGGAGGTTCTTGTCGGTGCGGGCCGTGACGGCGAAGGCGGCCTTCTGGTCCTCGGGCAGGTCGCGCCAGGCCCAGCGGTCGATGAGGGCCGCCACGGGGCGGGAGGGGTCCTCGGCCCGCAGGCGCCGGGCCATGGGGAGCAGCTGGTCCAGGTCCTCCTGGAACCACCGGCCGCGGGTGGCGGGGTCCAGGTGATCCCTGCCGTAGGCCAGTTCGCCGGTGCCCGCCACCACCACCACCCGCTCCCCGGTGAGGAAGGGCAGGATCTGGTAGTAGTCGCCGCAGCTGATCCATTGGGCGCCGGCGGGGGCCTTGCGGATGAGGGCGCTGGCGTCCTTGGTGGGGGGGGCCACCCGGGAGGCGGAGAAGGTGAGCAGCAGCAGGGCCGCCCCCAGCCCCGCCATGAACCGGGGCCCCGTGAGGCCCCGGGGGCGCATCCCCCAGAAGCCCATGCCCAGGAAGGCCAGGCCCAGGGCCAGGACCCACCCGGGGCCCGTGAGGTCCTTGATGATGAACGGCGCGGCCAGGAACAGGAGGCCCAGCACCAGGAGCTCCCGGCCGGCCCGGGCCAGGGCGGTCCATTCCTCCCCTTCCTTCTCCAGGGCGCAGGCCAGGGCGAGGAGGGGGACGATGGCGGGGTGGATGTAGGGGGGCAGCTTGGAGCCCGAAAGGCTGTAGAAGGCCAGGGGCACCGCGGCGCCCAGGATGGTGGCGGCCACGGTCCACCGGTGCAGGGGCGCCCCTTCGGACACGGGGCCGGAGGCCCGGCGCAGGAAGGCCAGGCCCCGGCGCAGGCCCGCAACACAGGCGCTCAGCCAGGGCAGGACGCCCACCGCCAGGAAAGCGGTGAAGTAGAACTTGTCCAGGATGGGGTTCTTGGAGCCGGCCCGGTCGTGCACGTGGCTGGTGTACCGGGCGAAGTGCTCGTGGATGAAGAAGAAGTTCGCGTGGCCGGGGTTGGCCCGCTCCACCAGGAGGAACCAGGGGGCGGCGAGGGCCGCGAAGAGGAGCCAGCCCAGGGGGTCCACCAGGGTCCGCACCAGGGCGCTTCGCATGCGGGGCGCGGACCAGGCGAAAGGCAGGGAGCACAGGAGGGTCGTGCCCACCAGCACCGGCGCGGCCAGGCCCTTGGTGAGCATGGCCAGGGCCAGGGCGCCGAAGGCCAGGAGGGTCCACCCGGTGGCGGGCCTCGCCTCGAACCGCGCCGCCACCGCCTCGATGCCGGCCACCAGGGCCAGCACCTGGAAGGCGGAGAACAGCGCGTCCAGGGTGAGCACCTGGGCGCACACGTAGGCCAGGATGGCGGTGGCGGCCATGAAGGCCGCCCAGGTGCCCTGGCGCGCCCCCAGGCGCGTGGCCAGCTTCCAGGCGCACCACAGGGTGATGAGGGTGGCCAGGGCCAGGGGCAGGCGCGCCGCGAAGGCATGCAGGCCGAAGGCCTTCATGGACACCGCGGAGAGCCAGTACTGGAGGGGCGGCTTCTCGAAGTAGAGGACGTGGTTGAGCCGGGGCGTGAGCCAGTCCGCGCTGGCCAGCATCTCCCGGGGGATCTCGGCGTAGCGCGCCTCGTCAGGTTCCCACAGGGGGCGCATGAAGAGCGGGATCAGCCCCAGGAAGAGCCAGATCCAGAGAAGGGTGCCCCGTTCCTTTTTCGTCAACCCTCGGTCTCCACGATCTTCTCCATGGCCTTGTGCTCCTCCACGAAGAAGTCGATGGCCTTGCGCAGGGCCTCCTTGATGCCGATCTTCGGGTCGAAGCCGAAGGTCTCGCGCATGCGCCGGATGCTGGGGGTGCGCACCAGGACGTCCTGGTAGCCCTTGCCGTAGAAGGCGCCGCTGGTCTCCTGCACGATCTGCGAGAGGGGGATGTTGCGCTCCAGGCGGAAGGGATGGTCCTTCCAGATCTCCAGCATGCGCTCGGCGATGTCCTGGACGCTGTGGTCATTGGCGGGGTTGCCGATGTTGAAGATCCTGCCGTCGGCCTTGCCGCCCTCGTTGCGCAGGATGCTCATGAGGCCGTCCATGGCGTCCTCCACGTCGCAGAAGCAGCGGCGCTGGGCGCCGCCGTCGACCAGCTTGAGGGGCTCGCCGTTGAAGAGGTTCCAGGCGAACTGGGTCACCAGGCGGCTGGAGCCCTCCTTGGCGGTGTTGAGGCTGTCGAGCTTGGGGCCCATCCAGTTGAAGGGGCGGAACAGGGTGAACTGGAGGTTGTCCCGGAAGCCGTAGCCCCAGATCACGCGGTCCAGGAGCTGCTTGGAGGTGGAGTAGATCCACCGCTGCATGGGGATGGGGCCCGTGACCAGGGCCGAGGTCTCCTCGTCGAACTCGGCGTCCGGGCACATGCCGTAGACCTCCGAGGTGCTGGGGAAGACGACCCGCTTCTTGTACTTGACGCACTGGCGCACGACGCGGAGGTTCTCCTCGAAGTCCAGCTCGAAGACCCGCAGGGGATCCGTGACGTAGACCTTGGGGGTGGCGATGGCCACCAGGGGCAGGACCACGTCGCAGTTCTTCACGTGGTACTCGATCCACTCCTTGCTGATGCTGATGTCGCCTTCGCGGTAGTGGAAGCGGGGGTTGCCCAGGTATTCGGAGACCTTGTGGTTCCCGAGATCCATGCCATAGACTTCCCAGGTGGTGTCCCGCAGGATGCGGCCCACGAGATGGGATCCGATGAAGCCGTTGACGCCGAGGATGAGAATTTTCACAATGAACTCCGTTCGCAAAAACAGTCCAGTCTATCAGGTCGGCCTGGGCCGGTCATGAACCTCGTGCTCCTCCGGGAGGAGGACTTCACCGCCCCGGGCCGGGCGCGCCTCACCGGGCGCCGCCAGCGCCACGTCCTGGAGGTCCACCGGGCGGAGGTGGGGGACGAGCTGGTGGTGGGCCTCCTGGGCGGTTCCGTGGGCCGCGGCCGGGTGACCTCCCTGGAGGACGGCCTCCACCTGGAGGTGGTCCTGGACCAGCCCCCGCCCCCCAAGCTCCCCCTGACCCTGGTGCTGGCCCTTCCCCGGCCCAAGGTCCTCAACCGCACCCTGGCGGCCGCCACGAGCCTCGGGGTGGCCAGCATCTACCTGGTGAACGCCTGGAAGGTGGAAAAAAGCTACTGGAAGAGCCCCCGCCTTTCCGAAGAGAACCTCCTGGAGCAGCGGATCCTGGGACTGGAGCAGGCCCGGGACACCGTCCTGCCCGCGCTGCACCTGCGCCGCCTCCTTCGGCCCTTCGCGGAGGAGGAGCTTGCCGGAATCGTCCAGGGGACCACCGCGCTCCTGGCGCATCCGGGCGTGCCCGGGCCCTGCCCCCGGGACGCCGGCGGCCCCGTGGTCCTGGTCATCGGCCCCGAGGGGGGCTTCATCCCCGCCGAAGTGGAGCTGCTCTCCCGGAGCGGATGCCGGCCCGTGAACCTCGGGGAGCGCATCCTCCGGGTGGAGACGGCGGTGGCCGCCCTCACGGGCCGCCTTTTCTGAGGGACCCGGCCGGGGTTCCGATGCCAAGATGGGAGTGAATCCATCCGACAGGGAGAACTCATGGCCACAGGCACGGGACCGCGCATCATCCAGGTGGAGGAGAAGCTCCCCTTCCTCGAAACGATCCCCTTGAGCCTCCAGCACCTCTTCGCCATGTTCGGGGCGACGGTGCTGGTGCCCTTCCTGCTCCACGTGGACCCCGCCACCTCCCTGCTCATGAACGGCGTGGGCACCCTGGTGTACCTGACGGTGACGCGGGGGAAGATCCCGGCCTACCTGGGATCGAGCTTCGCCTTCATCGCGCCGGTGCTGGCGGTGCTGGCCGTGCCGGCCCTGGGCGGCTACGCCGCGGCCCAGGGGGGCTTCATCGTCTTCGGCCTCTTCTTCATCCTGATCTCCTTCATCGTCCAGCAGGCCGGCACCCGCTGGCTGGAGGTGGTGTTCCCGCCCGCCGCCATGGGCGCCGTGGTGGCCATCATCGGCCTCGAACTGGCTCCCACCGCCGCGCAGATGGCCGGCCTCGTCCAGGGCCCCGCCACCTCCCCCCTGCCCCACGGGCTCAGCATGGTGGTCTCCCTCTCCACCCTGGCGGTGGTCATCCTGGTCTCGCTCTTCGCCCGGGGCTTCTTCAGCATCATCCCCGTGCTGGTGGGCGTCGTGGCCGGGTACGGCCTCTCCCTCTACCTGGGCCTTGTGGATATCGCCGCCATCCGCAGCGCGCCCTGGTTCGCCGTGCCCCACCTCTACCGGCCCGTGTTCAACCTCCAGGCGATCATGATGATCTTCCCGGCCTGCTTCGTGGTGCTCGCCGAGCACATCGGCCACCTGGTCGTCACCGGCAACATCGTGGACCGCGAACTCATGAAGGATCCCGGCCTCCACCGCTCCCTCCTGGGGGACGGCCTCTCCAACGTGCTTTCCGGCCTCACCGGCGCCACCCCCAACACCACCTATGGCGAGAACATCGGCGTCATGGCCATCACGCGCGTGTTCAGCGTGTGGGTCATCGGAGGCGCGGCCTGCATCGCCGTGGTCATCTCCTTCATCGGCAAGATCGGCGCGGTGATCCGCAGCATCCCCGCCCCGGTCATGGGCGGCGTGTGCCTCCTGCTCTTCGGCGTCATCGCCGCCGCCGGCATCCGCATGATCATCGAGAAGAAGGTGGACTACACCCGCCCCTCCAACCTGATCCTCACCGCCGTCACCTTCGTGGTGGGCATCAGCGGCGCGAAGATCACCCTGGGCCACGTGGCCCTGCAGGGCATGGCCCTGGCCACGGTGGTGGCCATCCTGCTGGGCCTGGTGGTGTGGGTCGGGGAGATGTGCGCCCCCGGCACCGCCGCGGCGGCCGAACCCGAGTAGCCGGAGGCCTCCGTCAGAAGGCCCTCCGCCGCAGGCCCATGGCCAGGTCGAGCTTGTAGATGCGGTACAGCAGGTCCTGCGCCGATCCCAACCTGCGGTTGGCCAGGATGGACTGGGCGATGTAGTAG is a genomic window containing:
- a CDS encoding cysteine desulfurase family protein is translated as MYLDNNATTRLAPEALEAMLPYLGEQFGNAGSGHTLGRLSEGAVVVARERVSALLGCAPAELVFNSGGTEGINHAFRGVFEALPAKRHFVTTAVEHSAVLACVDWLRRQGAQVTILGVDAQGRLDLAALEAALTPDTAMVSVMAANNETGVRFTLEEIGGLVKARGILFHVDGTQALGKVPVDLARIPADLFNFSGHKFHGPKGVGGLFLRRGLRLRPFMIGGGQERGRRGGTENVPGLVGLGVAADLARTHLAGDSRVGPLRDRLEAFILDHIPGSTVHGAQAPRVPNTSMISFADVEGEAVLLRLDEAGICVSTGSACTTGQKEASHVLRAMGAPDALGAVRFSLSRYTTEAEVARVEAVLPGILEGLRGQGGLARRQA
- a CDS encoding glycosyltransferase family 39 protein — encoded protein: MTKKERGTLLWIWLFLGLIPLFMRPLWEPDEARYAEIPREMLASADWLTPRLNHVLYFEKPPLQYWLSAVSMKAFGLHAFAARLPLALATLITLWCAWKLATRLGARQGTWAAFMAATAILAYVCAQVLTLDALFSAFQVLALVAGIEAVAARFEARPATGWTLLAFGALALAMLTKGLAAPVLVGTTLLCSLPFAWSAPRMRSALVRTLVDPLGWLLFAALAAPWFLLVERANPGHANFFFIHEHFARYTSHVHDRAGSKNPILDKFYFTAFLAVGVLPWLSACVAGLRRGLAFLRRASGPVSEGAPLHRWTVAATILGAAVPLAFYSLSGSKLPPYIHPAIVPLLALACALEKEGEEWTALARAGRELLVLGLLFLAAPFIIKDLTGPGWVLALGLAFLGMGFWGMRPRGLTGPRFMAGLGAALLLLTFSASRVAPPTKDASALIRKAPAGAQWISCGDYYQILPFLTGERVVVVAGTGELAYGRDHLDPATRGRWFQEDLDQLLPMARRLRAEDPSRPVAALIDRWAWRDLPEDQKAAFAVTARTDKNLLAVLR
- a CDS encoding bifunctional UDP-4-keto-pentose/UDP-xylose synthase, which codes for MKILILGVNGFIGSHLVGRILRDTTWEVYGMDLGNHKVSEYLGNPRFHYREGDISISKEWIEYHVKNCDVVLPLVAIATPKVYVTDPLRVFELDFEENLRVVRQCVKYKKRVVFPSTSEVYGMCPDAEFDEETSALVTGPIPMQRWIYSTSKQLLDRVIWGYGFRDNLQFTLFRPFNWMGPKLDSLNTAKEGSSRLVTQFAWNLFNGEPLKLVDGGAQRRCFCDVEDAMDGLMSILRNEGGKADGRIFNIGNPANDHSVQDIAERMLEIWKDHPFRLERNIPLSQIVQETSGAFYGKGYQDVLVRTPSIRRMRETFGFDPKIGIKEALRKAIDFFVEEHKAMEKIVETEG
- a CDS encoding 16S rRNA (uracil(1498)-N(3))-methyltransferase is translated as MNLVLLREEDFTAPGRARLTGRRQRHVLEVHRAEVGDELVVGLLGGSVGRGRVTSLEDGLHLEVVLDQPPPPKLPLTLVLALPRPKVLNRTLAAATSLGVASIYLVNAWKVEKSYWKSPRLSEENLLEQRILGLEQARDTVLPALHLRRLLRPFAEEELAGIVQGTTALLAHPGVPGPCPRDAGGPVVLVIGPEGGFIPAEVELLSRSGCRPVNLGERILRVETAVAALTGRLF
- the uraA gene encoding uracil permease, which encodes MATGTGPRIIQVEEKLPFLETIPLSLQHLFAMFGATVLVPFLLHVDPATSLLMNGVGTLVYLTVTRGKIPAYLGSSFAFIAPVLAVLAVPALGGYAAAQGGFIVFGLFFILISFIVQQAGTRWLEVVFPPAAMGAVVAIIGLELAPTAAQMAGLVQGPATSPLPHGLSMVVSLSTLAVVILVSLFARGFFSIIPVLVGVVAGYGLSLYLGLVDIAAIRSAPWFAVPHLYRPVFNLQAIMMIFPACFVVLAEHIGHLVVTGNIVDRELMKDPGLHRSLLGDGLSNVLSGLTGATPNTTYGENIGVMAITRVFSVWVIGGAACIAVVISFIGKIGAVIRSIPAPVMGGVCLLLFGVIAAAGIRMIIEKKVDYTRPSNLILTAVTFVVGISGAKITLGHVALQGMALATVVAILLGLVVWVGEMCAPGTAAAAEPE